In Luteitalea sp. TBR-22, one genomic interval encodes:
- a CDS encoding DUF2252 domain-containing protein, which produces MNVAQAILDYNSGRDPEMLRRKFAILRADPYAFYRGTCHLFYDTLPRHAVLADAPALLVCGDLHLENFGVYKGDNRLAYFDLSDFDEATLAPFTFDVLRFMGSIHVAAHLRLSPRQAETLGELFVDRYRAWILDGKARWLERQTADGMVRDLLGSVIERTRAQLLKARTVRTARGRRLRMTDRALPIAEARRARLKAAIERFGAEQGDRRFYRVLDAAWRVAGKGSLGLERYVVLVEGKGSPRGNYLLDVKQAVPSTLPVSGGHTRWASQAERVVTLQRVAQAISPALLHTLTIGGRSFVLKELQPMTDRLDLERWDGRLARLESAVASMAAVTAWAHLRGCYRHGASRIEDLQRYVARPAWQRAMPGLAARCSALALGQWAAYSEAYDRGEVLVP; this is translated from the coding sequence GTGAACGTGGCGCAGGCGATCCTCGACTACAACAGCGGCCGCGACCCGGAGATGCTGCGCCGCAAGTTCGCGATCCTGCGCGCCGATCCCTACGCGTTCTATCGCGGCACGTGCCATCTCTTCTACGACACGCTGCCCCGTCACGCGGTGCTGGCCGACGCCCCGGCGCTGCTGGTGTGCGGCGACCTCCACCTCGAGAACTTCGGCGTCTACAAGGGCGACAACCGCCTCGCGTACTTCGACCTGAGCGACTTCGACGAAGCGACGCTGGCGCCGTTCACGTTCGACGTGCTGCGCTTCATGGGCAGCATCCACGTGGCGGCGCACCTGCGGCTGTCGCCGCGGCAGGCCGAGACCCTCGGCGAGTTGTTCGTCGATCGCTACCGCGCCTGGATCCTCGACGGCAAGGCGCGCTGGCTCGAGCGCCAGACCGCCGACGGGATGGTGCGCGACCTGCTCGGCAGTGTCATCGAGCGCACGCGAGCGCAGCTGCTCAAGGCGCGCACCGTCAGGACGGCGCGTGGTCGTCGCCTGCGGATGACCGACCGCGCGTTGCCGATCGCCGAGGCGCGCCGGGCCCGGCTCAAGGCAGCGATCGAGCGGTTCGGCGCCGAGCAGGGCGATCGACGGTTCTATCGCGTGCTCGACGCGGCGTGGCGCGTCGCCGGCAAGGGCAGCCTCGGGCTCGAGCGCTACGTCGTGCTTGTCGAGGGCAAGGGCTCGCCGCGCGGCAACTACCTGCTCGACGTCAAGCAGGCCGTGCCGTCGACGCTGCCGGTGAGCGGCGGCCACACGCGCTGGGCGTCGCAGGCGGAGCGGGTGGTGACGCTGCAGCGCGTCGCGCAGGCGATCTCGCCGGCGCTGCTGCACACGCTGACGATCGGCGGGCGCTCCTTCGTCCTGAAGGAGCTGCAGCCGATGACCGACCGGCTGGACCTCGAGCGCTGGGACGGCCGGCTGGCGCGTCTCGAGTCGGCGGTGGCGAGCATGGCGGCGGTGACGGCCTGGGCGCATCTCCGCGGGTGCTACCGCCACGGGGCGAGCCGCATCGAGGATCTCCAGCGTTACGTCGCGCGCCCGGCGTGGCAGCGCGCCATGCCGGGCCTGGCGGCACGCTGCAGCGCGCTGGCCCTCGGGCAGTGGGCGGCCTACAGCGAGGCGTACGATCGCGGCGAAGTGCTGGTCCCCTGA
- a CDS encoding VWA domain-containing protein, whose amino-acid sequence MTVAAFMAVAVPRAVVRTDQPTFRAETTIVEISAVVTQDGEPVKDLSKAEVQVLDNGVAQELVAFDFVDLSVNTTGGTPPRRDFVAVVDDLGISVRHSSQVIGVLQFLLRLLGREDRLAIVNTGPHELVMQLTTDRGHATRLIQRVRGQKGTMPQFERQECHDSTVLLTVINRAARVMRGNPAERRSILVISEGRKIFMSDPGAGRVEACHEVRAEYDKLVAVMADTNVSIYGIDPRGLEAPFPDMSGASPGQAAAMAGREAQARVDQMSSRYYGALGLMASSTGGTLTTDRNDLTAGVATMVGDSRRYYRLAYRQPDVAADKTPRSVQVKVTRPGVDVRSRRYYVPR is encoded by the coding sequence ATGACGGTCGCTGCCTTCATGGCGGTTGCGGTGCCACGTGCAGTCGTTCGCACCGACCAGCCCACGTTTCGTGCTGAGACCACGATCGTTGAGATCTCGGCCGTCGTAACACAAGATGGCGAGCCGGTGAAGGACTTGTCGAAGGCAGAGGTACAGGTCCTCGACAATGGTGTAGCTCAAGAACTCGTCGCATTCGATTTCGTCGACCTATCCGTGAACACGACAGGAGGCACTCCACCTCGACGCGACTTCGTCGCCGTTGTGGATGACCTTGGGATCAGCGTTCGGCACTCGAGCCAGGTAATTGGTGTGCTGCAGTTCTTGCTGCGATTACTTGGCCGAGAAGATCGATTAGCCATAGTCAACACGGGCCCTCACGAGCTCGTGATGCAGCTCACGACAGATCGTGGGCACGCGACCCGGCTGATCCAGCGGGTTCGCGGACAGAAAGGCACGATGCCGCAGTTTGAGCGCCAAGAGTGCCATGACTCCACTGTCCTGCTGACGGTGATCAACAGAGCTGCGCGCGTCATGAGAGGAAACCCGGCTGAGAGGCGCTCCATTCTGGTCATCAGCGAAGGTCGCAAGATCTTCATGAGCGACCCTGGTGCCGGGCGTGTGGAAGCCTGCCATGAGGTGCGCGCTGAGTACGACAAGCTCGTAGCGGTGATGGCCGACACAAATGTGTCGATCTATGGCATCGATCCGCGTGGGTTGGAAGCACCGTTTCCCGACATGTCAGGCGCGAGTCCAGGACAGGCTGCGGCGATGGCTGGGCGGGAGGCGCAAGCCCGCGTAGACCAGATGAGCTCTCGCTACTACGGTGCCCTGGGCTTGATGGCGTCCAGTACGGGCGGAACCTTGACGACGGACAGAAACGACCTTACCGCCGGCGTCGCAACCATGGTCGGGGACAGCCGCCGGTACTATCGCCTCGCATATCGACAGCCAGACGTTGCCGCTGACAAGACGCCTCGTTCCGTGCAGGTGAAGGTGACACGACCAGGCGTGGATGTGCGTTCGCGGCGATACTACGTGCCCCGCTAG
- a CDS encoding ACP phosphodiesterase, translating to MNFLAHFLLSAGEEDLRLGNLLGDFVKGRVERYAHPGVTPRMRTGIRLHRAIDSFSDGHHVVRRTKQRIAHRYGRLSGVIVDVYYDHVLAREWPRHGEGDLQAFARDVYRTLQGNLPRLPGEIHPLVQAMTRGDWLSGYADIAYVERALRGMARRSAVARDIGTAGEELAAHYPSIADDFAEFFPDLRAHCATFLADRLDDQGGSP from the coding sequence ATGAACTTCCTCGCGCACTTCCTCCTGTCGGCCGGCGAGGAGGATTTGCGCCTGGGGAACCTGCTCGGCGACTTCGTGAAGGGCCGCGTCGAGCGCTACGCGCACCCGGGCGTCACCCCGCGCATGCGCACCGGCATCCGCCTGCATCGCGCCATCGACAGCTTCTCCGACGGGCACCACGTCGTGCGCCGCACCAAGCAACGCATCGCGCATCGATACGGGCGCCTGTCGGGGGTGATCGTGGACGTCTACTACGACCACGTCCTGGCCCGTGAGTGGCCCCGCCACGGGGAAGGCGACCTGCAGGCCTTCGCCCGCGACGTGTATCGCACCCTGCAGGGCAACCTGCCACGGCTGCCCGGCGAGATCCATCCGCTGGTGCAGGCGATGACCCGCGGCGACTGGCTGTCGGGCTATGCCGACATCGCGTACGTCGAGCGGGCGCTGCGGGGCATGGCGCGCCGGTCCGCGGTCGCCAGGGACATCGGCACCGCCGGCGAGGAACTGGCGGCGCATTACCCGTCGATTGCCGACGACTTCGCCGAGTTCTTCCCGGATTTGCGGGCGCACTGCGCGACGTTCCTCGCCGACCGGCTGGACGACCAAGGCGGAAGCCCGTAG
- the istB gene encoding IS21-like element helper ATPase IstB, giving the protein MTLPELDAALRKLRLSGMADVLEARLRQAQQERQAPIDLLSALVGDELLRRQDRLLARRLQQAGFRDAERTLDTFDFGFNRKMPQALIHELATARFVAQREDVLLLGPPGTGKSHLAQAIGRAAILQGYRVLYREAHILLEEITEASVEGTRKALMLELTTVPLLIIDDLGMRKLPHTAAEDLLEVIMRRYERASTLLTSNRPVDDWGKLLGDTAAVTALLDRLLHHAHVLKCGPRSWRTKVHTDLRPEAAAQ; this is encoded by the coding sequence ATGACGCTGCCCGAACTCGATGCCGCCCTGCGCAAGCTGCGCCTCTCCGGGATGGCCGATGTCCTCGAGGCCCGCCTGCGCCAGGCGCAGCAGGAACGCCAGGCCCCGATCGATCTGCTCTCGGCGCTGGTCGGCGACGAGCTGCTGCGCCGCCAGGACCGGCTCCTCGCACGCCGGCTGCAGCAGGCCGGCTTTCGTGATGCCGAGCGGACCCTCGACACCTTTGACTTTGGCTTCAACCGGAAGATGCCGCAGGCGCTGATCCACGAGCTCGCCACCGCGCGCTTCGTGGCGCAGCGAGAAGACGTGCTGCTCCTCGGCCCGCCCGGCACCGGCAAGAGCCATCTCGCGCAGGCCATCGGGCGTGCGGCCATCCTGCAGGGCTATCGCGTGCTGTATCGCGAAGCGCACATCCTGCTCGAGGAGATCACCGAGGCCAGCGTGGAAGGGACGCGCAAAGCGCTGATGCTGGAGCTGACCACCGTGCCGCTGCTGATCATCGACGACCTCGGCATGCGCAAGCTACCGCACACGGCCGCCGAGGACCTGCTCGAGGTGATCATGCGGCGCTACGAACGCGCCTCGACGCTGCTGACGTCCAATCGGCCGGTCGATGACTGGGGCAAGCTGCTCGGCGACACCGCCGCCGTCACGGCGCTGCTCGATCGCCTGCTGCACCACGCCCACGTGCTCAAGTGCGGCCCCCGCAGCTGGCGAACCAAGGTGCACACCGACTTGCGTCCGGAGGCAGCCGCGCAGTAG
- a CDS encoding VOC family protein yields MGAGSEDLFGDAAAIEPAVPGSYGQAPAGFRLPEAMRLGPVRLQVADLERSLTCYRDVLGLRVLDHADGRARLGSHGDLRPLVDLMERRGARRAAPRHGLYHFATLLPTRADLGRFVRHLGEAGVRAGAADHLVSEAFYLTDPDGLGIEVYADRPREAWTRVGRELRMATDPVDVRGLMQAAGDVRWDGMPSGTVIGHVHLHVGDTARAGAFYGDRMGFDRMVWRYPGALFLAAGGYHHHLGANTWAGPTATAPAPDEAQLLAWTMELPAAADVASLAASLGAGGVAVRPIGDAAFEVRDPWGTAVVVRQVPS; encoded by the coding sequence ATGGGTGCAGGGTCCGAGGACCTCTTCGGCGACGCCGCGGCCATCGAGCCGGCGGTGCCGGGCAGCTACGGGCAGGCGCCTGCCGGGTTCCGACTCCCCGAGGCCATGCGCCTGGGGCCGGTCCGCCTGCAGGTCGCCGACCTCGAGCGGTCGCTGACCTGCTACCGCGACGTGCTCGGGTTGCGGGTGCTCGACCACGCCGACGGCCGGGCGCGCCTCGGCTCGCACGGCGACCTCCGTCCCCTGGTGGACCTCATGGAGCGACGCGGCGCGCGGCGCGCCGCGCCGCGTCACGGCCTCTATCACTTCGCGACCCTGCTGCCGACGCGCGCCGACCTCGGGCGATTCGTGCGCCACCTCGGAGAGGCCGGCGTGCGGGCCGGCGCGGCCGACCACCTGGTGAGCGAGGCGTTCTACCTGACCGATCCCGACGGCCTCGGCATCGAGGTGTACGCCGATCGACCGCGCGAGGCGTGGACGCGCGTCGGCCGTGAGTTGAGGATGGCCACCGACCCGGTGGACGTGCGGGGCTTGATGCAGGCGGCAGGCGACGTTCGCTGGGACGGCATGCCGTCGGGCACCGTGATCGGCCACGTGCACCTGCACGTCGGCGACACGGCGCGCGCCGGCGCGTTCTACGGCGATCGCATGGGCTTCGACCGGATGGTGTGGCGGTACCCTGGCGCGCTGTTCCTCGCCGCGGGCGGGTATCACCATCACCTCGGCGCCAACACCTGGGCCGGCCCGACCGCCACGGCGCCCGCGCCCGACGAGGCGCAGCTGCTGGCCTGGACGATGGAGTTGCCTGCCGCGGCCGACGTCGCGTCGCTGGCCGCGAGCCTCGGCGCGGGTGGCGTCGCCGTGCGCCCCATCGGCGATGCGGCCTTCGAGGTGCGCGACCCCTGGGGCACGGCGGTGGTCGTCCGGCAGGTGCCCTCGTGA
- a CDS encoding BrnT family toxin has product MEFEFDPAKSASNLRKHGIDFVDAQALWQDPDRLEIPARSTDEPRVQVIGRIGNRVWSAFTTTRDGRVRIISVRRARDEEEDAYRQD; this is encoded by the coding sequence ATGGAATTCGAGTTCGATCCGGCAAAGTCGGCCTCGAATCTGCGCAAGCACGGCATCGACTTCGTTGATGCGCAAGCGCTCTGGCAGGACCCGGACCGGCTCGAGATTCCCGCCCGGTCCACCGACGAGCCGCGCGTGCAGGTCATTGGCCGGATCGGCAACCGCGTGTGGTCGGCCTTCACCACCACCCGCGACGGTCGAGTGCGCATCATTTCCGTCAGAAGAGCACGCGATGAAGAAGAAGACGCCTATCGTCAGGACTGA
- a CDS encoding type II toxin-antitoxin system RelE/ParE family toxin, with product MIRTLADDTTRDIWNGVNSKAARRIPSELWPVVRRKLDQIDAVTKLDDLRVPPGNRLHALGGDLAGHHAVRVNDQYRLVFRFEGSDAFDVRCADDH from the coding sequence GTGATCCGGACGCTGGCCGACGACACGACGCGGGACATCTGGAACGGCGTCAATTCCAAGGCGGCTCGCCGGATTCCGAGTGAGCTGTGGCCGGTCGTGCGCCGCAAGCTGGACCAGATCGATGCTGTGACGAAGCTTGACGACCTGCGCGTACCGCCGGGCAATCGCTTGCACGCGCTCGGTGGGGACCTGGCTGGGCATCATGCCGTGCGCGTCAACGACCAGTACCGACTCGTGTTTCGGTTCGAGGGTTCAGACGCTTTCGACGTGCGCTGCGCCGATGACCACTGA
- a CDS encoding nucleotidyltransferase family protein, translating to MTLDAVASAIRQLAPRLKSELGVAALYVFGSVARGEARADSDVDVLVEFDGPATFARFMDLKALLEDTLGARVDLVTRAALRSQLKPRIEAEARRVA from the coding sequence ATGACACTGGACGCCGTCGCCTCCGCCATACGCCAGCTCGCCCCTCGACTGAAGTCCGAGTTGGGCGTCGCCGCGCTGTACGTGTTCGGGTCGGTGGCCCGCGGCGAGGCTCGGGCGGACAGCGACGTCGACGTGCTGGTCGAGTTCGACGGGCCGGCAACGTTCGCGCGGTTCATGGACCTCAAGGCGCTGCTGGAAGACACCCTGGGCGCACGCGTCGATCTGGTGACCCGCGCGGCGCTGCGGTCACAACTGAAGCCACGCATCGAAGCCGAAGCCCGCCGTGTCGCGTGA
- a CDS encoding type II toxin-antitoxin system HicB family antitoxin produces the protein MAVPHKYELIVFWSAEDASFVVDVPELPGCMAHGATPPDAVAAAQEAIQLWLDTAAAAGRPIPEPKGRRLLYA, from the coding sequence ATGGCCGTGCCGCACAAGTACGAACTCATCGTATTCTGGAGCGCAGAGGACGCGTCGTTCGTGGTGGATGTGCCGGAACTTCCCGGGTGCATGGCGCACGGTGCCACTCCGCCTGACGCGGTTGCTGCGGCGCAAGAGGCCATTCAGCTCTGGCTCGATACGGCAGCTGCCGCCGGGCGTCCCATCCCCGAACCTAAGGGCCGGCGGCTGCTGTACGCGTAG
- a CDS encoding SDR family NAD(P)-dependent oxidoreductase produces the protein MVTTSSSPSFAIYPSLRDVPVLVTGGASGIGMEIVRAFVDQGSRVAFLDFDVESGSRLVADLQAAGARVHFEPCDLRDVDALRQAVARVADVHGAARVLVNNAARDDRHRWEDVTPEFYDERIATNLRHMFFAIQAVAPGMIAAGGGSIINLGSDSWWRAGGGFPVYTTAKAAVHGLTRGMARDLGPHRIRVNTLVPGWTMTERQKTLWVTPEKMAAQLAAQCLPDPIDPVYVARMALFLASDDSAQCTANNYMVEAGSI, from the coding sequence ATGGTGACAACGTCCTCCTCCCCCTCGTTCGCCATCTACCCCAGCCTCAGGGACGTGCCCGTGCTCGTCACCGGAGGCGCGTCGGGCATCGGCATGGAGATCGTCCGCGCGTTCGTCGACCAGGGGTCGCGCGTCGCCTTCCTCGACTTCGACGTCGAGAGCGGCTCGCGGCTGGTGGCCGACCTGCAGGCCGCCGGGGCACGGGTGCACTTCGAGCCCTGCGACCTGCGCGACGTCGACGCCTTGCGGCAGGCCGTCGCCAGGGTGGCCGACGTGCACGGCGCGGCGCGGGTGCTGGTCAACAACGCCGCCCGCGACGACCGGCACCGGTGGGAAGACGTGACGCCGGAGTTCTACGACGAGCGCATCGCCACCAACCTGCGGCACATGTTCTTCGCCATCCAGGCCGTGGCGCCCGGCATGATCGCGGCGGGCGGCGGGTCGATCATCAACCTCGGATCGGACTCGTGGTGGCGGGCCGGGGGCGGCTTCCCGGTCTACACGACGGCGAAGGCGGCGGTGCACGGCCTGACGCGCGGCATGGCCCGCGATCTCGGGCCGCACCGCATCCGCGTCAACACGCTGGTCCCCGGCTGGACGATGACCGAGCGGCAGAAGACGCTGTGGGTGACGCCGGAGAAGATGGCCGCGCAGCTCGCCGCGCAGTGCCTGCCCGACCCGATCGATCCGGTCTACGTGGCGCGGATGGCGCTGTTCCTGGCCTCGGACGACTCGGCGCAGTGCACGGCGAACAACTACATGGTCGAGGCTGGGTCGATCTGA
- the brnA gene encoding type II toxin-antitoxin system BrnA family antitoxin, with amino-acid sequence MKKKTPIVRTEPLPAARLDALHDAGKDLSAHMDLSTATRPGREVQRVNVDFPVDLLREIDQEARRLGVTRQAFIKVRLADALVKVGQ; translated from the coding sequence ATGAAGAAGAAGACGCCTATCGTCAGGACTGAGCCACTCCCCGCTGCGCGACTCGATGCCCTGCACGATGCAGGGAAGGACCTGTCAGCGCACATGGACCTCAGCACAGCGACCCGTCCGGGCCGCGAGGTCCAGCGGGTGAACGTGGACTTCCCTGTGGACCTGTTGCGGGAGATCGACCAGGAGGCGCGCCGGCTCGGCGTCACGAGGCAAGCGTTTATCAAGGTCCGCCTGGCGGACGCGCTCGTGAAGGTGGGCCAGTAG
- a CDS encoding nucleotidyltransferase family protein: MTLDAVAAAVRQLSPRLTSELAVAALYVFGSVARGDARPDSDVDVLVEFDGTATFARFMDLKALLEDALDARVDLVTRAALRTQLMQRIEAEARRVA, from the coding sequence ATGACTCTGGACGCCGTCGCCGCAGCCGTACGCCAACTGTCTCCTCGACTCACGTCCGAGTTGGCAGTCGCGGCGCTGTATGTGTTCGGGTCAGTGGCTCGGGGCGACGCCCGTCCGGACAGCGACGTCGACGTACTGGTCGAGTTCGACGGTACGGCCACGTTCGCCCGGTTCATGGACCTGAAGGCGCTGCTGGAAGACGCCCTGGACGCCCGCGTGGACCTGGTGACCCGCGCGGCGCTACGCACGCAGTTGATGCAACGTATCGAAGCCGAAGCCCGCCGTGTCGCGTGA
- a CDS encoding HigA family addiction module antitoxin has translation MTTEDTDMLPTHRPPTHPGEMLLKEFLEPLAVSQVEAAKRMNIPFQRLNAIVRGRRGVSADTALLLEALTHWDAEIWMTLQAKWDLWHAMQARGRRPRVRALPQSA, from the coding sequence ATGACCACTGAGGACACCGACATGCTGCCGACCCATCGCCCTCCGACGCACCCGGGTGAGATGCTCTTGAAGGAGTTCCTCGAGCCGTTGGCCGTGTCTCAAGTCGAGGCCGCCAAGCGGATGAACATTCCCTTCCAGCGCCTCAACGCGATCGTCCGGGGACGGCGCGGCGTCAGTGCGGATACGGCGCTGTTGCTTGAAGCGCTGACCCACTGGGACGCGGAGATCTGGATGACGCTTCAGGCGAAGTGGGATCTGTGGCATGCCATGCAGGCCCGGGGGCGGCGGCCAAGGGTCCGCGCCCTCCCGCAGTCAGCCTAG
- the istA gene encoding IS21 family transposase gives MGNVLDPQKQQQVVALGRLGWSLRRIEQATGVRRETISGYLRAAGVAVRGRGRPRADAPAPPSEAAANPAISPTGVSTDPTPSRASSASACTPYRDLITEAVGRGRNARAIWQDLVDDHGFTAGYASVRRFVGRLRGAATPEARVVIVTAPGEEAQVDYGEGPMVRPPGGGKHRRTRLFVLTLGYSRKAVYLLTWQSSAAIWATLHEQALRQLGGAPRVLVLDNLREGVLTPDVYDPTINPLYRDVLAHYGVTALPCRVRDPDRKGKVERSVGHAKQTPLKGQRFESLEDAQAYLDRWTAHWADTRIHGTTKRQVAAMFAEEQPVLQALPVTPFRYYRYGTRTVHLDGCVEVEAAYYSAPPGWIGQRVQVQWTDGVVRLLTLDGQLLREHVRGPRGHHRIAEADRPAKTPATTLALLARARRIGPALHTLCTHIHTHDGAAGTRRILGALALAKRYGPIALEDAAKAALELRVLNYRFLRRYLERRPPLTLRQVDPLIRQLTVYRDLIDRTTGDPT, from the coding sequence ATGGGGAACGTCTTGGACCCACAAAAACAGCAGCAGGTGGTGGCGCTGGGGCGCCTGGGCTGGTCGCTGCGCCGCATCGAGCAGGCGACCGGCGTGCGCCGCGAGACCATCAGCGGCTATCTCCGGGCCGCCGGTGTCGCCGTGCGGGGCCGCGGGCGGCCGCGGGCCGACGCGCCCGCGCCGCCGAGCGAAGCGGCGGCAAATCCGGCCATTTCGCCGACGGGGGTGTCCACCGACCCCACACCGTCCCGCGCCTCGAGTGCGAGCGCCTGCACGCCGTACCGCGACCTGATCACCGAGGCGGTCGGTCGCGGGCGGAACGCCCGCGCGATCTGGCAGGACCTGGTCGACGACCACGGCTTCACGGCCGGCTACGCGAGCGTCCGGCGCTTCGTCGGCCGGCTGCGTGGTGCCGCGACGCCGGAGGCGCGCGTGGTGATCGTCACCGCGCCGGGCGAGGAGGCCCAGGTCGATTACGGCGAGGGGCCGATGGTGCGGCCGCCGGGCGGGGGCAAACACCGGCGCACACGCCTGTTTGTGCTGACGCTCGGCTACTCGCGTAAGGCCGTCTACCTCCTCACGTGGCAGTCGAGCGCGGCGATCTGGGCCACGCTGCACGAGCAGGCGCTTCGTCAGCTGGGCGGCGCCCCGCGCGTGCTGGTCCTCGACAACCTGCGCGAAGGCGTGCTGACGCCGGACGTCTACGACCCGACGATCAATCCGCTCTATCGCGATGTGCTCGCGCACTACGGCGTCACGGCGCTGCCGTGTCGCGTGCGCGATCCCGATCGCAAGGGCAAGGTCGAACGCAGCGTCGGCCACGCGAAGCAGACGCCGCTCAAGGGGCAGCGCTTCGAGTCCCTCGAGGACGCGCAGGCCTACCTCGATCGCTGGACGGCCCACTGGGCGGACACCCGCATCCACGGCACGACGAAGCGGCAGGTGGCCGCGATGTTTGCCGAGGAGCAGCCCGTGCTGCAGGCGCTTCCCGTCACGCCGTTTCGCTATTACCGGTACGGCACGCGCACCGTGCATCTCGATGGCTGCGTCGAGGTCGAGGCCGCCTACTACTCGGCGCCGCCCGGCTGGATCGGCCAGCGTGTCCAGGTGCAGTGGACCGATGGGGTCGTGCGCCTGCTCACGCTCGACGGCCAACTGCTGCGCGAGCATGTGCGTGGGCCGCGGGGGCATCACCGCATCGCGGAGGCGGACCGGCCCGCCAAGACGCCGGCGACGACGCTCGCGCTCCTGGCGCGCGCCCGCCGGATCGGTCCCGCGCTGCACACGCTGTGCACGCACATCCACACGCACGACGGCGCGGCCGGCACACGCCGCATCCTCGGCGCGCTCGCCCTCGCGAAGCGCTACGGCCCGATCGCCCTCGAGGACGCGGCCAAGGCGGCGCTCGAGCTGCGCGTCCTCAATTACCGCTTCCTCCGCCGCTACCTGGAGCGACGGCCGCCGCTCACGCTGCGGCAGGTCGACCCGCTGATCCGTCAACTGACCGTCTATCGCGATCTGATCGATCGCACCACAGGAGATCCCACATGA